From the genome of Acipenser ruthenus chromosome 14, fAciRut3.2 maternal haplotype, whole genome shotgun sequence, one region includes:
- the LOC117419979 gene encoding sodium-coupled neutral amino acid symporter 2-like: protein MKQSTAKTEMSRFNISPDEDSTGSSNSNEYGYPECTTKKAPIISQYQDMDPESQNFLPDYHLGKKKYETEYSPGTTSFGMSVFNLGNAIMGSGILGLSYAMANTGIALFVVLLIAVSIFSLYSVHLLLKTANEGGSLLYEQLGYKAFGMPGKLAASLSITMQNIGAMSSYLYIVKYELPIVIQAFLGMKENTGEWYINGDYLVLTVSLLIILPLSLLRNLGYLGYTSGFSLLCMVFFVIVVIYKSFQISCLLIFENDALNATLNYTVAHVAAAVRETAVTVQNATSDEDTCTTKYFVWNSQTVYAVPILTFAFVCHPAVLPIYEELKDRSRKRMQNVSNVSFFAMFVMYLLAALFGYITFGNNVEPELLHTYSKVYKFDVVLLIVRLAVLTAVTLTVPVVLFPIRTSVNQLLCASKEFSWVRHTIITFILLGFTNVLVIFVPTIRDIFGFVGASAAAMLIFILPSAFYIKLVKKESMKSVQKIGAVIFCISGFFVMIGSMTLIILDWTQNAAMADGH, encoded by the exons GAGCCAGAATTTCCTCCCAGACTACCACCtcggaaagaaaaaatatgaaactgaatat TCTCCCGGCACAACCTCATTTGGAATGTCAGTATTCAATCTTGGCAACGCTATCATGGGTAGTGGCATCCTGGGACTTTCCTACGCCATGGCGAACACTGGAATTGCACTTTTTGT GGTCCTCTTGATTGCTGTGTCTATATTTTCCCTGTATTCTGTACACCTTCTGCTGAAAACTGCAAATGAAGGAG GATCATTACTGTATGAACAGCTGGGATACAAGGCATTTGGCATGCCAGGAAAACTGGCTGCTTCTCTTTCAATCACAATGCAGAACATTGGAG CTATGTCAAGCTACCTCTACATTGTGAAGTACGAGCTGCCAATTGTAATCCAAGCGTTCCTGGGCATGAAGGAAAATACTGG AGAGTGGTATATCAACGGAGACTATCTTGTTCTGACAGTGTCCCTACTCATTATTCTACCATTGTCCCTGTTAAGAAATCTTG gaTATCTTGGTTATACCAGTGGCTTCTCCTTGCTCTGTATGGTCttctttgttattgtt GTTATCTATAAGTCATTCCAGATTTCCTGCCTTCTGATTTTTGAAAATGATGCTCTTAACGCGACTCTGAACTACACAGTAGCTCACGTGGCAGCTGCAGTTCGTGAAACGGCTGTGACAGTGCAGAATGCCACTTCCGATGAGGACACGTGCACAACCAAGTATTTTGTCTGGAACTCGCAG ACCGTCTATGCTGTGCCCATCCTGACCTTTGCCTTCGTGTGCCACCCTGCTGTGTTACCTATCTATGAGGAATTGAAAGA tcgTTCCCGCAAGAGGATGCAGAACGTGTCGAACGTTTCCTTCTTTGCCATGTTTGTCATGTACCTCCTGGCTGCTCTTTTTGGATATATAACTTTTGGAa ACAACGTGGAGCCAGAGCTTCTTCACACTTACTCCAAGGTTTACAAGTTTGATGTCGTCCTCCTTATTGTGCGTCTTGCAGTGCTGACCGCTGTCACCCTCACAGTCCCTGTTGTGCTGTTTCCC ATCCGTACGTCAGTTAATCAGCTGCTGTGCGCCTCAAAGGAATTCAGCTGGGTCCGTCATACCATTATCACTTTCATTCTCTTGGGCTTTACCAACGTACTTGTTATTTTCGTGCCCACAATCAGGGACATCTTTGGATTCGTTG GTGCTTCTGCTGCTGCTATGCTCATCTTTATTCTCCCCTCTGCATTTTACATCAAGCTGGTGAAGAAGGAATCAATGAAGTCAGTTCAGAAGATTGGG GCTGTAATCTTCTGTATCAGCGGCTTCTTCGTTATGATTGGAAGCATGACCCTAATCATCCTGGATTGGACCCAGAATGCTGCTATGGCTGACGGCCATTAA